In a genomic window of Salegentibacter salegens:
- a CDS encoding serine hydrolase → MKKIFIYCFLMISIAGFSQNAEIDLKLQQKLETIARDFKGDVGIYVKHLKSGKEAAINADTIFPTASIVKIPILLKIFDKIEKGELSYKDSLVYSKDRIYGGSGLMQFYKDSTTTDLRTLVALMISYSDNVTSLWNQELAGGGEGINELMAEIGLEHTRVNSRTEGRDKDWEKHGWGQTTPREMASILEQIRNRKLISAAASDEMYRLLGNSFYQDYALSQVPPHVQAAAKQGMVNKSRSELFMVNAPSGDYVCYIATKNNEDDSWEENNEAWQLQKEISALLWNYFEPDSNWKPAEGAAEILSGLKY, encoded by the coding sequence ATGAAAAAGATTTTTATCTATTGTTTTTTGATGATTTCAATCGCAGGTTTTTCTCAAAATGCTGAGATTGATTTAAAACTTCAGCAGAAATTAGAAACCATTGCCCGGGATTTTAAAGGCGATGTTGGCATTTATGTAAAACACTTAAAAAGCGGGAAAGAAGCTGCGATAAATGCCGATACTATTTTCCCTACTGCCAGTATCGTAAAAATACCTATTCTGCTAAAGATTTTTGATAAAATTGAAAAGGGAGAATTAAGCTATAAAGATTCGTTGGTTTATTCTAAAGATCGAATTTATGGTGGTTCAGGTTTAATGCAATTTTACAAAGACAGCACCACAACCGATCTTAGAACTTTGGTGGCTTTAATGATTAGTTATAGCGATAATGTAACTTCTTTATGGAACCAGGAACTTGCCGGAGGCGGAGAAGGAATTAATGAGTTAATGGCTGAAATTGGGTTGGAGCACACGCGCGTAAATTCCAGAACTGAGGGTCGCGATAAAGACTGGGAAAAACATGGCTGGGGTCAAACCACCCCGCGTGAAATGGCTTCTATTTTAGAACAAATTAGAAACCGTAAACTGATAAGTGCTGCAGCGAGTGATGAAATGTATAGGTTGCTTGGCAACTCTTTTTATCAGGATTATGCTTTATCGCAAGTTCCGCCGCATGTGCAGGCAGCGGCAAAGCAAGGAATGGTTAACAAATCCCGGTCAGAACTTTTTATGGTAAATGCACCATCGGGAGATTATGTTTGTTATATAGCAACCAAAAATAATGAAGATGATTCCTGGGAGGAGAATAATGAAGCCTGGCAATTACAAAAGGAAATTTCAGCTTTACTGTGGAATTATTTTGAACCCGATTCTAATTGGAAACCGGCAGAAGGAGCCGCTGAAATTCTTAGTGGTTTAAAATATTAG
- a CDS encoding SDR family oxidoreductase: protein MWNLNNKYALVTGGTKGIGKAAVLEFLELGAEVLFTSRTQKDIDLMVEELKQYDNKIHGLVADVAVTNDRQKVHNFIEKQWGKLDILVNNAGINIRKKANDYSEEEFRKVMEINLNAPFEVSRKLHSLLQKSGSAKIVNVASSAAMQDVGTGTPYAMSKAGLLQQTRSLAVEWAADGIRVNAVSPWFTVTPLTKGLLSESERMDPIIKRTPLKRVAEAREMASIIAFLAMDKSSYITGQNIVADGGMSINAI, encoded by the coding sequence ATGTGGAACTTAAATAATAAATATGCCCTGGTAACTGGTGGAACTAAAGGAATAGGAAAAGCTGCAGTTCTGGAATTTCTAGAATTGGGAGCAGAAGTACTCTTCACTTCCAGAACACAAAAGGATATTGATCTTATGGTAGAAGAGTTGAAACAATATGATAATAAAATACACGGACTTGTTGCTGATGTTGCCGTGACAAACGACCGACAGAAGGTGCATAATTTTATAGAAAAACAATGGGGAAAACTGGACATTCTTGTGAATAATGCCGGCATTAATATTCGAAAGAAAGCAAATGATTATTCTGAAGAAGAATTCAGAAAAGTAATGGAAATTAATCTTAATGCTCCTTTTGAAGTAAGCCGAAAACTTCACTCCCTGCTTCAAAAAAGCGGCAGTGCAAAGATTGTAAATGTAGCGTCTTCTGCTGCGATGCAGGATGTTGGTACCGGCACACCTTATGCAATGTCTAAAGCTGGTTTACTCCAGCAAACGCGAAGTCTTGCCGTAGAATGGGCAGCTGACGGTATTCGTGTAAACGCGGTTTCACCCTGGTTTACAGTTACACCGCTTACAAAAGGACTTTTAAGCGAAAGTGAGAGAATGGATCCTATTATAAAAAGAACGCCTTTAAAACGAGTTGCTGAAGCCCGGGAAATGGCTTCCATTATTGCTTTTCTGGCAATGGACAAATCTTCTTATATCACTGGCCAAAATATTGTTGCAGACGGTGGAATGAGCATTAATGCCATTTAA
- a CDS encoding lmo0937 family membrane protein yields the protein MRDLIWLIVVLLVIGWLIGYFAFPDLGSIIHILIVIAVILILYKLLTGRRL from the coding sequence ATGAGAGATTTAATATGGCTTATCGTAGTATTATTAGTAATAGGATGGCTTATTGGCTATTTTGCATTTCCAGATTTGGGAAGCATAATCCACATTCTAATTGTTATAGCCGTTATCCTAATTTTGTATAAATTATTAACCGGGCGTCGCCTGTAA
- a CDS encoding flavin reductase family protein — translation MQHITSEEIAEMEKLFRLNLINSVTGYKSANLIATKSAEKGVNVAVFSSVTHLGSNPALLGFITRPTKEVARNTYKNIKENKYFTVNHIQKDMIESAHQTAAKYEEEISEFQKTGLEEEYLDNFYAPYVRQSNVKLGCEYINEYYIKENDTVMLIGAIKHIYFDEGIQAPDGWLRLDDAETVAVNGLDGYALPSLLDRFHYARPGQEIKSFFKKEE, via the coding sequence ATGCAACATATTACTTCAGAAGAAATAGCAGAAATGGAAAAACTTTTCCGTTTAAATCTTATTAATAGTGTAACCGGATATAAATCAGCTAACCTCATCGCTACAAAATCTGCAGAAAAAGGAGTAAATGTCGCGGTTTTTAGTTCGGTTACTCATTTAGGTAGCAACCCGGCATTACTTGGTTTTATTACCAGGCCCACTAAAGAAGTAGCGCGAAATACATATAAAAATATTAAAGAGAACAAATATTTTACAGTAAATCATATTCAAAAAGATATGATAGAAAGCGCACACCAAACCGCCGCTAAATATGAGGAAGAAATTTCGGAATTTCAAAAAACCGGATTGGAGGAAGAGTACCTGGATAATTTTTATGCTCCCTATGTTAGACAGTCTAATGTAAAATTAGGATGTGAATATATAAATGAATATTACATCAAAGAAAATGACACTGTAATGCTTATTGGAGCGATTAAACATATTTATTTTGATGAAGGCATACAGGCACCAGATGGCTGGTTAAGGCTGGATGATGCCGAAACGGTAGCCGTAAATGGTTTAGACGGCTATGCACTTCCCAGTCTTCTAGATCGCTTTCATTATGCGAGGCCGGGCCAGGAAATCAAGTCGTTTTTTAAGAAAGAAGAATAA
- a CDS encoding alkene reductase, giving the protein MIENQTLLKSVIIGDLELKNRVIMAPMTRNRADNKDNAPTELHAEYYAQRAGAGLIISEGSQISEAAVGYINTPGIYTENQVKGWGKVTEAVHENEGKIFSQLWHCGRISHPKFHEGEKPLAPSAVNPNTQAYTPDGFEDTVEPQAMSIADIKQTVLDFKHAAENAKRAGFDGVEIHGSNGYLIHQFFNKNANIRTDDYGGSIENRARFFFEILEAISEVWPENRIGIRLNPSLNDAFGITASEESIATFDHIIEKLNAYDLAYLHLSEPFTDVSEIDYLEPNIAKHYRPIYKGKLIINAGFDQESGNKVIEEGNADMVSFAKLFISNPDLPARFAKNAPVADWDEDTFYTPGPKGYTDYPTYDSEKTK; this is encoded by the coding sequence AAGACAATGCACCCACCGAATTACACGCTGAATATTATGCGCAACGTGCAGGCGCCGGACTAATAATATCTGAAGGCTCGCAAATTTCAGAGGCCGCGGTTGGATATATAAATACACCGGGGATTTATACTGAAAATCAGGTAAAAGGTTGGGGGAAAGTAACTGAAGCAGTTCACGAAAATGAAGGAAAGATATTTTCACAATTATGGCATTGCGGTCGTATTTCCCACCCTAAATTTCACGAGGGGGAAAAGCCTTTGGCGCCAAGTGCTGTAAATCCAAACACGCAAGCTTACACCCCAGATGGTTTTGAAGATACCGTAGAACCGCAGGCTATGAGCATTGCCGATATTAAACAAACCGTGCTGGATTTTAAACACGCAGCCGAAAATGCAAAGCGCGCCGGTTTTGACGGGGTAGAGATTCACGGCTCTAATGGATATCTAATTCACCAGTTTTTTAATAAAAATGCAAATATTAGAACCGATGATTATGGTGGAAGTATCGAAAACCGGGCACGATTCTTTTTTGAAATTCTTGAGGCTATAAGTGAAGTCTGGCCAGAAAACCGTATTGGGATTAGATTAAACCCTTCGCTTAATGATGCTTTTGGAATTACAGCTTCAGAAGAATCAATTGCTACTTTCGATCATATTATTGAAAAATTAAACGCATACGATCTGGCTTATTTACACCTGTCTGAACCTTTTACAGATGTTAGCGAAATAGATTACCTGGAACCCAATATTGCCAAACACTACCGCCCTATTTATAAAGGAAAATTAATAATTAATGCAGGCTTTGATCAGGAATCGGGAAATAAAGTAATAGAAGAAGGCAACGCCGATATGGTTTCATTCGCTAAACTCTTTATTTCCAATCCCGATTTACCAGCGCGTTTTGCTAAAAATGCCCCGGTAGCTGATTGGGATGAAGATACGTTTTATACGCCAGGCCCAAAAGGTTATACCGATTACCCGACATATGATTCTGAAAAAACTAAATAG